Proteins encoded by one window of Panicum virgatum strain AP13 chromosome 7N, P.virgatum_v5, whole genome shotgun sequence:
- the LOC120683551 gene encoding multiple RNA-binding domain-containing protein 1-like yields MSSRLCVKNLPKGADERRLREVFSRKGEVTDAKVIRTKDGKSRQFAFIGFRTNEEAEEALKYFNNTYIDTCKITCEVARKIGDPDAPRPWSRHSLKKPEYDSKNKPMAGPVDALPKSTKVQGTSADVRGSKGSVANDPKFQEFLEVMQPRSKAKMWANDTTGTLDTSVKDSVVATKESKRPQKNVPVSENDASSEDSSDEEIKNDSSSEDATEELQTESKQDNDMTDADFFKSKIKKNWSDSESGDNSNSTTDDENLSDESQDADNQFVDLKGDLDKKINVDKDTRMQHTDLQEVDNHDNKESEDLDGRQKETNIHEDKDNEDEDASSITDEKKLALETGRLFFCNLPYATTEDDLVELCSQYGDVEQAHIVVDKNTKFSTGRGYVLFNLPDSAVRALDELDNSSFQGRLLRVKAAKPLNNKKLESTHATVEVKMNLKQQKLEQKKASEISGDTRAWNSFYMRQDTVVENIARKNGISKSELLDREADDLAVRIALGETHVIAETKKYLSRSGVNVAALEELASKRNEKSKRSNHVILVKNLPFSTSEEELAAMFLRHGSLDKIVLPPTRVFALVVFVEATEARHAFKKLLYTRYKDTPLYLEWAPENILSPTSAPIDEDEKNVVGERIVTKAIVDQTVEGVSTEEIDPDRVESRSVFVKNLNFKTTDESLSQHFSTKLKSGSLKSVKVKKHVKNGKNVSMGFGFVEFDSVETATSVCKDLQGTVLDGHALILQLCHGKKDGQATKKNEKDKSSTKLLVRNVAFEATEKDLRQLFSPFGQIKSLRLPMKFGSHRGFAFVEYVTKQEAQNALQALASTHLYGRHLVIERAKEGETLEELRARTAAQFVDEHSGFQRMSKKRKQNSLVDEGSVKFSMIVE; encoded by the exons ATGTCGTCGCGGCTGTGCGTGAAGAACCTGCCCAAGGGCGCTGACGAGAGGCGCCTGCGGGAGGTGTTCTCGCGGAAGGGCGAGGTCACCGACGCCAAAGTCATCCGAACAAA GGATGGTAAGAGTAGGCAATTTGCTTTCATTGGTTTCAGGACCAATGAAGAGGCAGAGGAGGCCCTCAAGTATTTCAACAATACATACATTGACACTTGCAAGATCACCTGTGAG GTCGCTCGTAAGATAGGTGACCCTGATGCTCCTCGCCCTTGGAGCCGCCATTCTTTAAAGAAGCCTGAATATGATAGTAAAAACAAACCTATGGCAGGACCTGTAGATGCACTGCCAAAAAGTACCAAGGTCCAAGGAACATCTGCTGATGTTAGAGGTTCTAAAGGCAGTGTAGCTAATGATCCCAAGTTCCAAGAGTTCCTTGAAGTTATGCAGCCCCGTTCTAAAGCAAAGATGTGGGCAAATGATACAACTGGTACTCTTGACACTTCGGTAAAAGATAGTGTGGTAGCCACAAAAGAATCTAAGAGACCTCAAAAGAATGTTCCAGTTTCTGAGAATGATGCATCTTCTGAAGATTCTTCTGATGAGGAAATAAAAAATGATTCGTCTTCTGAAGATGCTACAGAAGAGCTACAAACAGAGAGTAAACAAGACAATGATATGACAGATGCAGATTTCTTTAAGagtaaaatcaagaaaaactGGTCAGATTCTGAATCTGGCGACAACTCAAACAGCACCACTGATGATGAAAACTTATCTGATGAATCACAAGATGCAGATAACCAGTTTGTGGATCTGAAGGGCGATCTGGACAAGAAAATCAATGTGGATAAGGACACGCGTATGCAGCATACTGACTTGCAAGAGGTGGACAACCATGACAACAAAGAGAGTGAAGATCTTGATGGCAGGCAAAAAGAAACTAACATTCATGAAGATAAAGacaatgaagatgaagatgcttCGTCAATTACTGATGAAAAGAAGTTGGCCCTAGAGACTGGCCGTCTATTTTTCTGCAATCTTCCATATGCAACCAC TGAAGATGATTTGGTAGAGCTGTGCAGCCAGTATGGTGATGTTGAACAGGCTCATATTGTTGTTGATAAAAACACTAAGTTCTCAACTGGCAGAGGCTATGTGCTTTTTAACCTTCCAGACTCAGCAGTGAG GGCACTTGATGAACTAGATAACTCAAGTTTTCAGGGCCGTCTATTACGTGTTAAGGCTGCTAAACCACTAAACAATAAGAAGTTAGA GTCTACTCATGCAACTGTTGAGGTGAAAATGAATCTCAAGCAGCAAAAGTTGGAACAAAAGAAAGCTTCTGAGATCAGTGGGGATACGAGAGCATGGAACAGCTTTTACATGCGTCAGGATACT GTTGTTGAAAACATTGCAAGGAAGAATGGTATCAGTAAGAGTGAATTACTTGATAGAGAAGCGGATGATCTTGCTGTTCGCATTGCTCTTGGTGAGACACATGTGATTGCAGAGACCAAGAAATATCTATCTAGGTCTGGAGTTAATGTTGCTGCATTGGAAGAACTTGCTTCCAAAAGAAACGAGAAGTCAAAAAGAAGCAACCATGTGATACTAGTTAAGAACTTGCCGTTTAGCACTTCTGAGGAAGAACTTGCAGCAATGTTTCTGAGACATGGCAGTTTGGATAAAATCGTTCTACCTCCAACCAGAGTATTTGCCTTG GTAGTCTTTGTTGAAGCAACAGAGGCCCGACACGCATTCAAGAAGTTACTATATACAAGATACAA GGATACTCCTCTATATTTGGAGTGGGCACCTGAGAACATTTTATCTCCTACCTCAGCGCCgatagatgaagatgaaaaAAATGTGGTTGGTGAGCGTATTGTTACTAAAGCAATTGTAGATCAAACTGTGGAAGGAGTAAGCACTGAAGAGATTGATCCTGACAGGGTGGAG TCACGGTCTGTGTTTGTCAAGAACTTAAACTTCAAGACAACAGATGAATCATTGAGCCAGCATTTCAGTACAAAGCTAAAGAGCGGCAGTCTAAAAAGTGTGAAG GTGAAGAAGCATGTTAAGAATGGCAAGAATGTTTCCATGGGATTTGGATTCGTTGAATTTGACTCGGTTGAAACTGCTACCAGTGTGTGCAAGGATCTGCAG GGAACGGTTCTGGATGGACATGCTTTGATCTTGCAACTGTGTCATGGGAAGAAAGATGGTCAAGCCACAAAGAAGAAtgaaaaggataaaagttcaacGAAACTGCTTGTGCGTAATGTAGCATTTGAAGCAACTGAAAAGGACCTCAGGCAGTTATTTAGTCCGTTTGGCCAG ATCAAAAGCCTCAGGTTGCCGATGAAGTTTGGAAGTCACAGAGGTTTTGCATTTGTCGAATACGTCACAAAGCAAGAGGCACAGAATGCTCTGCAAGCCCTTGCAAGCACTCATCTCTATGGTCGACACCTG GTGATTGAGCGGGCAAAGGAAGGAGAGACTCTTGAAGAACTGCGAGCAAGGACTGCCGCACAGTTCGTGGATGAACACAGCGGTTTCCAGAGGATGTCCAAAAAGAGGAAACAAAACAGTCTTGTGGATGAGGGCTCGGTTAAATTTTCAATGATAGTAGAGTAA
- the LOC120683553 gene encoding protein ECERIFERUM 26-like, with translation MVFEQEEEVAPGAVHGHRLSTVVPSSVTGEVDYALADADLAFKLHYLRGAYYYPPGDVARGLTTKVLKDPMFPWLDDYFPVAGRVRRAEEAPAGGQPEAAAAEGAARRAYIKCNDCGVRIVEAKCDRDMAEWLRDDAPGRLSQLCYDKVLGPELFFSPLLYVQITNFKCGGLALGFSWAHLIGDVFSAATCFNKWAQILSGKKPEATVLTPENKPLQGHSPAGAAAPRSVKQVGPIEDHWLVPPGRDMACYSFHVTEATLKELQQQGRHAGTFELVSALLWQTVAKIRGNVDTVTVVRTGAAARSGRALANEMKVGYVEASGSSPAKTDVAELAALLAKGVVDETAAVAAFPGDVLVYGGANLTLVDMEQVDVYGLEIKGQRPVHVEYGMDGVGEEGAVLVQPDADGRGRLVTAVLPRNEIESLRAALGSAPPAAA, from the exons atgGTGttcgagcaggaggaggaggtggcgccggGGGCCGTGCACGGGCACCGGCTGTCCACGGTGGTGCCGAGCTCGGTGACGGGGGAGGTGGACTACGCGCTGGCGGACGCCGACCTCGCCTTCAAGCTGCACTACCTCCGCGGGGCGTACTACTACCCGCCCGGCGACGTGGCGCGCGGCCTCACCACCAAGGTGCTCAAGGACCCCATGTTCCCGTGGCTCGACGACTACTtccccgtcgccggccgcgtccgccgcgccgaggaggcgccggcggggggccagcccgaggccgccgccgccgagggcgccgcgcgccgcgcctaCATCAAGTGCAACGACTGCGGGGTGCGCATCGTGGAGGCCAAGTGCGACCGCGACATGGCCGAGTGGCTCCGCGACGACGCGCCCGGCCGCCTCAGCCAGCTCTGCTACGACAAGGTGCTCGGCCCGGAGCTCTTCTTCTCGCCGCTGCTCTACGTCCAG ATCACAAACTTCAAATGCGGCGGGCTGGCGCTCGGCTTCAGCTGGGCGCACCTCATCGGCGACGTGTTCTCGGCCGCCACCTGCTTCAACAAGTGGGCGCAGATCCTGAGCGGCAAGAAGCCGGAAGCCACCGTCCTCACCCCGGAGAACAAGCCGCTGCAGGGCCACTCCCCagctggcgccgccgcgccgcgctccgTTAAGCAGGTCGGGCCCATCGAGGACCACTGGCTGGTCCCCCCGGGCCGCGACATGGCGTGCTACTCCTTCCACGTTACGGAGGCAACCCTGAAGGAGCTCCAGCAGCAGGGGCGCCATGCGGGCACCTTCGAGCTCGTCTCCGCGCTGCTGTGGCAGACGGTGGCGAAGATCAGGGGCAACGTGGACACCGTGACCGTGGTCAGGACTGGCGCGGCCGCCCGGAGCGGCAGGGCCTTGGCGAACGAGATGAAGGTCGGGTACGTGGAGGCGTcgggctcgtcgccggcgaagaCCGACGTGGCCGAGCTGGCGGCGCTTCTGGCCAAGGGCGTGGTCGACGAgaccgccgcggtggcggcgttccCGGGGGACGTGCTCGTGTACGGCGGCGCCAACCTGACGCTCGTGGACATGGAGCAGGTGGACGTGTACGGGCTGGAGATCAAGGGGCAGCGGCCGGTCCACGTGGAGTACGGCATGGACGGCGTCGGCGAGGAGGGCGCCGTGCTGGTGCAGCCCGACGCCGACGGGCGCGGCCGGCTCGTCACCGCGGTGCTGCCCAGGAACGAGATCGAGAgcctccgcgccgcgctcgggagcgcgccgccggccgccgcctga
- the LOC120683675 gene encoding acyclic sesquiterpene synthase-like isoform X2 translates to MARAVKLLAAAGSHPLKACLGSGGGQRLGSLPRRTTTMPTTRRTRASRPGVNGVTQAHKTFEVEEHSNSPAKKFSSHGISRQHNKGTSSDTAMRKQLEQVDVLQNMGISRHFDGEIKRILDMTYSCWLQGDEDIILDAGTCAMAFRILRMNGYDVSADELHHVAEALGFHPSLEGYLNDTRSLLELHKASKVSISEDESILDFIGSWSGCLLKEQLRSGGLQGTPLFREVEHALEFPFYTTLDRLDHRWNIENFNITGEKMLKTSSMLCSTNDDILALGIRDFSASQVTYQEELRHLKSWVKESRLDQLPFARQKLEYFYLSAAGTIFTPELSDARILWAKNGVLTTIVDDFFDVGGSKEELENLVTLAEMWDEHHKIEFYSEHVEIVFSAIYILVTRLGEKASLLQDRDVTKHLVEIWLDLLKSMMTEVEWRINKYIPTTEEYITNAALTFALGPIVLPALYFVGPKIPESAVKDLEYNELFRLMSTCGRLLNDVQTYEREYREGKVNSVSLLIHQSGGSLSIAEARREIQKPIDTCRRDLLGLVLRKEGVVPRPCKELFWKMCKVCYFFYSRGDAFSSPDEKAREVDAVVNLPLLLKGSSNVSLPILWEGSNQHA, encoded by the exons ATGGCCAGGGCCGTgaagctgctggctgctgcaggTTCCCACCCGCTGAAGGCCTGcctcggctccggcggcgggcagcgctTGGGCTCGTTACCGCGCCGGACGACGACGATGCCGACGACGAGACGAACCAGAGCGTCCCGTCCGGGGGTGAACGGAg TGACCCAGGCTCACAAGACGTTTGAGGTAGAAGAACATTCAAACAGTCCTGCCAAAAAAT TTAGTAGCCATGGCATAAGCAGACAACATAACAAGGGCACATCGTCAGATACTGCGATGAGGAAACAGCTCGAGCAAGTCGACGTGCTTCAGAACATGGGAATTTCCCGGCATTTCGATGGTGAGATCAAACGTATCTTGGACATGACATACAG CTGCTGGTTACAGGGAGATGAAGACATCATACTGGATGCGGGAACTTGTGCTATGGCATTTCGTATTCTTCGTATGAACGGATACGATGTTTCTGCTG ATGAGTTGCATCATGTTGCTGAAGCACTCGGGTTCCATCCTTCACTTGAAGGATATTTGAATGATACAAGATCCCTATTAGAGTTGCACAAGGCTTCAAAAGTCAGTATCTCAGAAGATGAGTCTATCTTGGACTTCATAGGCTCATGGTCAGGCTGCTTGCTAAAGGAACAGCTAAGATCTGGTGGACTGCAGGGAACACCACTTTTTAGAGAG GTGGAACATGCTCTGGAATTTCCTTTCTACACCACATTGGATCGTCTTGACCACAGGTGGAACATCGAAAACTTCAATATCACAGGAGAAAAGATGCTAAAAACATCATCCAT GTTATGTTCTACTAACGATGATATTCTAGCATTGGGTATCCGAGATTTCAGTGCCTCCCAGGTTACTTACCAGGAAGAACTTCGTCATCTCAAAAG CTGGGTGAAAGAGAGCAGGCTCGACCAGTTACCATTCGCAAGGCAGAAGTTGGAGTACTTCTACCTCTCTGCTGCTGGCACCATATTCACTCCTGAACTGTCAGACGCTCGCATTCTTTGGGCCAAAAACGGTGTCCTCACAACCATTGTCGATGACTTTTTTGATGTTGGAGGATCAAAAGAAGAATTGGAAAACTTAGTCACATTGGCTGAGAT GTGGGACGAGCACCACAAAATTGAGTTTTACTCCGAACATGTAGAGATCGTTTTTTCTGCAATTTACATTTTAGTAACCCGTCTTGGAGAAAAGGCTTCTTTGCTACAAGACCGTGATGTTACCAAACACCTAGTAGAAATA TGGCTGGATCTGCTGAAGTCTATGATGACCGAGGTAGAGTGGCGGATTAACAAATATATCCCAACAACAGAAGAATACATAACAAATGCAGCTTTGACATTTGCACTAGGCCCCATTGTGCTCCCAGCATTGTATTTTGTTGGGCCAAAGATCCCAGAATCTGCTGTTAAAGACCTAGAATACAACGAGTTGTTCAGGCTAATGAGCACATGCGGCCGTCTTCTGAACGATGTTCAAACTTATGAG AGGGAATATAGAGAGGGCAAGGTGAACAGCGTTTCTCTTCTCATCCATCAGAGCGGCGGCTCCTTGTCCATAGCGGAGGCCAGAAGGGAGATACAAAAGCCCATCGACACCTGCAGGAGAGACCTCCTAGGACTGGTTCTCAGGAAGGAAGGCGTCGTCCCTAGGCCCTGCAAGGAGCTGTTCTGGAAGATGTGCAAGGTGTGCTACTTCTTCTACTCTCGGGGCGACGCGTTCAGCTCGCCGGATGAGAAGGCTAGAGAAGTGGACGCTGTGGTCAACCTGCCGCTACTGCTCAAGGGAAGTAGTAATGTGTCGCTGCCTATCTTGTGGGAGGGATCAAACCAACATGCATGA
- the LOC120683554 gene encoding uncharacterized protein LOC120683554, producing the protein MAKSLRSKREKRLRTLRREIAEPFYDKKEAAKLAAQAAALEAPPLPVRVPPSQDAGSSRADNSASAMDVEMSDGANDRSKSLLKPLGSISKKKVQLHLKIKKDKRKARKKGKFSFKK; encoded by the exons aTGGCGAAGTCGCTGCGATCCAAGCGGGAGAAGCGGCTGCGGACGCTGCGGCGGGAGATCGCGGAGCCCTTCTACGACAAGAAGGAGGCCGCCAAGCTCGCCGCGCAGGCTGCCGCCCTTGAAGCTCCCCCGCTTCCGGTCCGCGTCCCGCCGTCCCAGGATGCCGGCAGCTCCCGCGCCGACAACTCTGCCTCGGCCATGG ATGTGGAGATGTCTGATGGAGCAAATGACAGGTCGAAATCCTTGTTGAAGCCACTTGGCAGCATTAGCAAGAAGAAGGTACAACTTCATTTGAAGATCAAGAAAGACAAGAGGAAAGCTAGAAAGAAGGGAAAGTTTTCTTTTAAGAAGTAG
- the LOC120683675 gene encoding acyclic sesquiterpene synthase-like isoform X1, producing MECKRKQHQLATRPVIEHQPRYPELIGNGQRRQARRPFRAQRFSSSPYGPGLSIAVHLAVVTRVTQAHKTFEVEEHSNSPAKKFSSHGISRQHNKGTSSDTAMRKQLEQVDVLQNMGISRHFDGEIKRILDMTYSCWLQGDEDIILDAGTCAMAFRILRMNGYDVSADELHHVAEALGFHPSLEGYLNDTRSLLELHKASKVSISEDESILDFIGSWSGCLLKEQLRSGGLQGTPLFREVEHALEFPFYTTLDRLDHRWNIENFNITGEKMLKTSSMLCSTNDDILALGIRDFSASQVTYQEELRHLKSWVKESRLDQLPFARQKLEYFYLSAAGTIFTPELSDARILWAKNGVLTTIVDDFFDVGGSKEELENLVTLAEMWDEHHKIEFYSEHVEIVFSAIYILVTRLGEKASLLQDRDVTKHLVEIWLDLLKSMMTEVEWRINKYIPTTEEYITNAALTFALGPIVLPALYFVGPKIPESAVKDLEYNELFRLMSTCGRLLNDVQTYEREYREGKVNSVSLLIHQSGGSLSIAEARREIQKPIDTCRRDLLGLVLRKEGVVPRPCKELFWKMCKVCYFFYSRGDAFSSPDEKAREVDAVVNLPLLLKGSSNVSLPILWEGSNQHA from the exons ATGGAGTGCAAACGAAAACAACACCAGCTAGCAACTCGTCCTGTAATTGAACACCAGCCTAGATATCCAGAATTGATCGGTAATGGCCAACGCCGGCAAGCTCGCCGGCCGTTCCGGGCCCAACGATTCAGCTCGTCGCCTTACGGCCCGGGGTTGTCCATAGCCGTTCACCTTGCTGTGGTCACCAGAG TGACCCAGGCTCACAAGACGTTTGAGGTAGAAGAACATTCAAACAGTCCTGCCAAAAAAT TTAGTAGCCATGGCATAAGCAGACAACATAACAAGGGCACATCGTCAGATACTGCGATGAGGAAACAGCTCGAGCAAGTCGACGTGCTTCAGAACATGGGAATTTCCCGGCATTTCGATGGTGAGATCAAACGTATCTTGGACATGACATACAG CTGCTGGTTACAGGGAGATGAAGACATCATACTGGATGCGGGAACTTGTGCTATGGCATTTCGTATTCTTCGTATGAACGGATACGATGTTTCTGCTG ATGAGTTGCATCATGTTGCTGAAGCACTCGGGTTCCATCCTTCACTTGAAGGATATTTGAATGATACAAGATCCCTATTAGAGTTGCACAAGGCTTCAAAAGTCAGTATCTCAGAAGATGAGTCTATCTTGGACTTCATAGGCTCATGGTCAGGCTGCTTGCTAAAGGAACAGCTAAGATCTGGTGGACTGCAGGGAACACCACTTTTTAGAGAG GTGGAACATGCTCTGGAATTTCCTTTCTACACCACATTGGATCGTCTTGACCACAGGTGGAACATCGAAAACTTCAATATCACAGGAGAAAAGATGCTAAAAACATCATCCAT GTTATGTTCTACTAACGATGATATTCTAGCATTGGGTATCCGAGATTTCAGTGCCTCCCAGGTTACTTACCAGGAAGAACTTCGTCATCTCAAAAG CTGGGTGAAAGAGAGCAGGCTCGACCAGTTACCATTCGCAAGGCAGAAGTTGGAGTACTTCTACCTCTCTGCTGCTGGCACCATATTCACTCCTGAACTGTCAGACGCTCGCATTCTTTGGGCCAAAAACGGTGTCCTCACAACCATTGTCGATGACTTTTTTGATGTTGGAGGATCAAAAGAAGAATTGGAAAACTTAGTCACATTGGCTGAGAT GTGGGACGAGCACCACAAAATTGAGTTTTACTCCGAACATGTAGAGATCGTTTTTTCTGCAATTTACATTTTAGTAACCCGTCTTGGAGAAAAGGCTTCTTTGCTACAAGACCGTGATGTTACCAAACACCTAGTAGAAATA TGGCTGGATCTGCTGAAGTCTATGATGACCGAGGTAGAGTGGCGGATTAACAAATATATCCCAACAACAGAAGAATACATAACAAATGCAGCTTTGACATTTGCACTAGGCCCCATTGTGCTCCCAGCATTGTATTTTGTTGGGCCAAAGATCCCAGAATCTGCTGTTAAAGACCTAGAATACAACGAGTTGTTCAGGCTAATGAGCACATGCGGCCGTCTTCTGAACGATGTTCAAACTTATGAG AGGGAATATAGAGAGGGCAAGGTGAACAGCGTTTCTCTTCTCATCCATCAGAGCGGCGGCTCCTTGTCCATAGCGGAGGCCAGAAGGGAGATACAAAAGCCCATCGACACCTGCAGGAGAGACCTCCTAGGACTGGTTCTCAGGAAGGAAGGCGTCGTCCCTAGGCCCTGCAAGGAGCTGTTCTGGAAGATGTGCAAGGTGTGCTACTTCTTCTACTCTCGGGGCGACGCGTTCAGCTCGCCGGATGAGAAGGCTAGAGAAGTGGACGCTGTGGTCAACCTGCCGCTACTGCTCAAGGGAAGTAGTAATGTGTCGCTGCCTATCTTGTGGGAGGGATCAAACCAACATGCATGA
- the LOC120683552 gene encoding vacuolar-sorting receptor 7-like, with the protein MALHVRGHELRLDAAACAWLAVSMMASLASARFIVEKNSVKVLSPRSLRGHHEAAIANYGVPEYGGTLTGVVLYPSGKPKLATGCEPFGDNKFRSPSGRPVVLLVDRGGCYFALKTWNAQLAGAAAVLVADTADEPLLTMDSPEDETPDMAFLANITVPSALVTKRFGDALRRAASGGGEEVVVRLDWRESMPHPDERVEYEFWTNSNDECGPRCDEQAAFVRAFRGHAQLLEKGGYALFTPHYITWFCPDAFLDTPQCKAQCINRGRYCAPDPEGDLAAGYDGKDVVVENLRQLCVHRVANATSRPWVWWDYVADYHLRCSMKENKYTRRCAEDVVRSLGLPMDRIDKCMGDPEADAENDVLKTEQIVQVGHGTRGDVTILPTLVINNVQYRGKLESTAVLRAICAGFKETTEPHVCLTPDMETDECLDNNGGCWRDEETNITACKDTYRGRICQCPVVGGVQYQGDGYTECKAVGPGRCAMGNGGCWTETRHGKTFSACSGSDLSGCKCPPGFKGDGFHCQDIDECSEKLACSCPHCSCKNNWGGFDCKCGGGLMYIKSEDACIAKNMSAFGWLVTALVVSCLAGAGVAGYVFYKYRLRRYMDSEIMAIMAQYMPLDSQHNESQPLRTQETQQA; encoded by the exons ATGGCGCTCCACGTCCGCGGCCACGAGCTTAGGCTCGACGCCGCGGCGTGCGCATGGCTCGCCGTGTCCATGATGGCGAGCCTGGCGTCGGCGCGGTTCATCGTCGAGAAGAACAGCGTCAAGGTGCTGTCCCCGCGCTCTCTGCGCGGCCACCACGAGGCCGCGATCGCCAACTACGGCGTCCCGGAGTACGGAGGCACGCTGACCGGCGTGGTGCTGTACCCGTCGGGGAAGCCGAAGCTTGCCACGGGCTGTGAGCCCTTCGGCGACAACAAGTTCAGGTCGCCGTCGGGCCGCCCCGTGGTCCTCCTCGTGGACCGCGGGGGCTGCTACTTCGCGCTCAAGACGTGGAACGCGCagctggccggcgcggcggccgtgctGGTGGCCGACACCGCCGACGAGCCGCTGCTGACGATGGACAGCCCCGAGGACGAGACCCCCGACATGGCGTTCCTCGCCAACATCACCGTCCCCTCGGCGCTGGTCACCAAGCGGTTCGGCGacgccctccgccgcgccgcgtccggcggcggcgaggaggtggtggtgcgcCTCGACTGGCGCGAGTCGATGCCGCACCCCGACGAGCGCGTGGAGTACGAGTTCTGGACCAACAGCAACGACGAGTGCGGGCCGCGGTGCGACGAGCAGGCGGCGTTCGTGCGCGCGTTCCGGGGCCACGCGCAGCTGCTGGAGAAGGGCGGCTACGCGCTCTTCACCCCGCACTACATCACCTGGTTCTGCCCCGACGCGTTCCTGGACACGCCGCAGTGCAAGGCCCAGTGCATCAACCGCGGCCGCTACTGCGCGCCGGATCCGGAgggggacctcgccgccggctacGACGGCAAGGACGTGGTGGTGGAGAACCTGCGCCAGCTCTGCGTCCACCGCGTCGCCAACGCGACCAGCCGGCCATGGGTCTGGTGGGACTACGTCGCCGACTACCACCTCCGCTGCTCCATGAAGGAGAACAAGTACACCCGCCGCTGCGCCGAGGACGTCGTCCGATCGCTCG GGTTGCCGATGGACAGGATCGACAAGTGCATGGGGGATCCCGAGGCCGACGCCGAGAACGACGTGCTCAAGACGGAGCAGATTGTTCAG GTCGGGCATGGAACTCGAGGGGACGTGACGATCTTGCCGACGCTGGTGATCAACAATGTGCAGTATCGAG gcaaattgGAGAGCACTGCGGTCCTTAGAGCGATTTGTGCCGGGTTCAAGGAGACCACCGAGCCTCACGTCTGCCTGACACCTG ACATGGAGACCGACGAGTGCCTCGACAACAACGGCGGATGCTGGCGCGACGAGGAGACCAACATCACGGCCTGCAAG GACACCTACAGAGGGAGGATTTGCCAGTGCCCTGTAGTGGGTGGCGTTCAGTACCAAGGAGATGGGTACACCGAATGCAAAG CGGTAGGACCGGGCCGGTGCGCCATGGGCAACGGTGGGTGCTGGACGGAGACGAGGCATGGCAAGACTTTCTCTGCCTGCTCG GGTTCAGATTTGAGCGGATGCAAGTGCCCGCCAGGGTTCAAGGGCGACGGCTTCCATTGCCAAG ACATCGATGAGTGCAGCGAGAAGCTGGCATGCTCCTGCCCGCACTGCTCGTGCAAGAACAATTGGGGCGGATTCGACTgcaagtgcggcggcggcctgatGTACATCAAGAGTGAAGACGCTTGTATTG CCAAGAACATGTCGGCGTTCGGGTGGCTCGTCACCGCCCTGGTCGTGTcgtgcctcgccggcgccggcgtcgccggATACGTGTTCTACAAGTACAGGCTCAGG CGGTACATGGACTCGGAGATCATGGCGATCATGGCGCAGTACATGCCCCTGGACAGCCAGCACAACGAGAGCCAGCCGCTGAGGACGCAGGAGACCCAGCAAGCGTAG